In Zingiber officinale cultivar Zhangliang chromosome 3B, Zo_v1.1, whole genome shotgun sequence, a single window of DNA contains:
- the LOC122055465 gene encoding calcium-dependent lipid-binding protein-like: MGLLSGLVMGAIVGIALMAGWARMMRRRSSKRVSKAADIKLLGSLTRDDLKKLCGDNYPEWISFPAFEQVKWLNKMLGKLWPYIADAATLVIRETVEPLLDDYRPAGITSLKFSKLSLGTVPPKIEGIRVQSLKQSQITMDIDFRWGGDLSIILAVEALVASLPIQLKDLQVFTVIRVIFQLSEEIPCISAVVVALLAEPKPRIDYTLKAVGGSLTAIPGLSDMIDDTVTSIVTDMLEWPHRIVVPLGGVDVDVSELELKPQGKLTVTVVRANSLKNQELVGKSDPYVVLYVRPVFKVKTKVVDDNLSPVWNETFELLAEDKETQSIIFEVYDEDNLQQDKKMGIAKLGLQELEPDVTKEIELNLLASLDTLKVKDKKDRGSLTIKVLYHPFTKEEQLAALEEEKRILEERKKMKEAGLIGSTMDALGGAASLVGSGVGLVGTGIGAGAGLVGSGIGAGVGLVGSGLGAGVGLVGSGLGAVGRAGKFMGKNVTSQFSSSKKNGHTDASAS, translated from the exons ATGGGGCTGCTCTCTGGGTTGGTCATGGGGGCGATTGTCGGGATCGCGTTGATGGCCGGGTGGGCACGCATGATGAGGCGTCGCAGCTCTAAGCGCGTCTCCAAG GCTGCTGACATAAAACTTCTTGGGTCTCTAACAAGGGATGACCTGAAGAAACTTTGTGGTGATAATTACCCTGAATGGATTTCATTTCCTGCATTTGAACAG GTGAAATGGCTAAACAAGATGTTGGGTAAATTGTGGCCTTATATTGCAGAT GCAGCAACACTGGTAATTAGGGAAACAGTTGAACCATTACTGGATGATTACCGTCCTGCAGGAATAACTTCACTTAAGTTTAGCAAGCTATCTCTCGGGACAGTGCCACCTAAAATTGAAG GTATCCGAGTTCAAAGTCTCAAGCAAAGTCAAATTACAATGGATATAGATTTCCGATGGGGTGGAGATTTAAGCATAATTCTTGCAGTTGAAGCACTTGTTGCATCACTTCCTATTCAG TTAAAAGATCTCCAGGTCTTTACGGTCATTCGTGTTATATTTCAACTTTCTGAAGAGATACCCTGCATTTCTGCTGTTGTTGTTGCACTTCTTGCTGAG CCAAAGCCTAGAATAGATTATACATTGAAGGCTGTCGGAGGGAGCCTCACTGCAATTCCTGGCCTTTCAGACATGATTGAT GATACTGTCACTTCAATTGTCACTGACATGCTTGAATGGCCCCACAGAATTGTTGTTCCACTCGGTGGAGTAGATGTTGATGTTAG CGAGCTAGAGCTTAAACCACAAGGAAAACTCACAGTAACAGTTGTCAGAGCAAATAGTCTAAAGAATCAAGAATTAGTGGGAAAATCTGATCcatatgtggttttatatgttcGCCCAGTATTCAAAGTGAAAACAAAGGTAGTCGACGACAATCTCAGTCCTGTATGGAATGAAACATTTGAACTGCTTGCTGAAGACAAGGAAACACAATCTATTATTTTTGAG GTTTACGATGAAGATAATCTTCAACAAGACAAAAAAATGGGTATCGCAAAATTAGGCTTGCAAGAATTGGAACCTGATGTCACAAAAGAAATTGAACTAAACTTGCTTGCATCACTAGATACACTAAAGGTCAAGGATAAAAAGGACAGAGGGAGTCTTACCATAAAG GTACTGTACCATCCATTCACAAAGGAGGAGCAGCTGGCGGCGCTGGAGGAAGAAAAGAGGAttttggaggagaggaagaaaatgAAGGAAGCTGGGCTCATCGGAAGCACGATGGACGCACTCGGCGGCGCAGCTTCCCTAGTCGGTTCAGGGGTCGGGCTGGTCGGCACCGGCATCGGAGCAGGCGCCGGGCTGGTCGGCTCCGGTATCGGTGCAGGCGTCGGTCTGGTTGGCTCCGGCCTCGGCGCTGGCGTCGGGCTGGTCGGGAGTGGGCTCGGCGCCGTGGGCAGAGCCGGGAAGTTCATGGGCAAGAATGTGACGAGCCAGTTCAGCAGCTCCAAGAAGAACGGCCACACTGATGCGAGTGCAAGTTGA